The genomic window GGCCTCCTCGATCTCGGACTTATAGACCACTTTGCATTCCAACGTAAGGCGAGCTTCCTCGAATACCGGGTTGCCGGCCTCCGTAAAGAGCGGCGTCAACCCCGTAGCGGCCACTTTATCAATCTCCCGTCCGGATTTAGAGCCACAAATGCTATGGGCTTTCCGGTGCTCCGGTCCTAGGAAAGTAATCGTGAATTCATTCCTAGCATCGATAAACTCACGGGTATAACGCTCCGGACGAATAAAGGCAAACACCACCGGACGGTTCCATAACACTCCCACGCCGCCCCAACTGGCAGTCATCATATTAAACTTCTCCTTATCACCGGCGCTTACCAGCATCCACTCCTTACCAATCAACTCGATAAAGTTGTCTTTGATCTCATTCGGATTAATCGCTTTCATATCTCATTTTATTTTTCCTCAAAGATATAAAATATTCCCTTACTTACCGGTACTCATCACACCGGAGTCATTATCAGCGTTATTCACCTTCTTCTGGCCGGCGCTGAACTTACGGCCGAAGGAGAAATTATAGGAGATCGTCGCGATGAATAAGCGAGAACTTTCCTTGATATAATTTGAACGGCGGAAAGAGGCGTATTGGTTCCAGTTCTCCGTCTCCTGCTTATAATTATCCGTAAACGGATTGATGACACGCAGGCCAACCATCAAGTCCTTATGCCGATAACCGAGTTGAATTCCTTGGATATTCTCACCCCCACTCATCGTCTCGCCCTTAAACCAGTTCCAATTTGTCATTACCATATACCAAAGCGACCATTTCTTCCATGTAGCGGAAACATTCGCCTCGCACCACCAGTTCGTATATCGATGCGTGTAGGTATTACCGTTACTCATATAATGGTTCATACCACCATTGACAGAAAATTGCAAGATGTCCTTGATCGGACCGACCCGCAAATTGGCAGACGCGACAACCCGTTGCCAGTTTTTCTGATTATCCCAAGTCTGGATGATCTTATTTCCTTCCAGATATTTCTCGTCCATGATAGCGTCCGGCTGATACTCATAAGCGCCCAAGGCATTCACGTAAAACAGACCTTTGCGAAACTCGTAATTCAATTCCGTATAATAACTCATATAAGACTTCAGGTTGGGATTACCCCGCTGTATTTGCAAGGAATCGATCACTTGGTCAATCGCACTCAACTCACCCAAAGAAGGAGTCACATTCCCCATCGTTGATTTCAAACGGATGGAAGACTCCCCGGGCAAAGCATAAAACAAGGTCAACCGGGGACTCACCGTATAACGTTCATAATCCGCATCCTCACCCCGTTGACTATAAGACGAGCGATTCACGGTCACACCCAACGAGTAATCCAGTTTTTTCACCTTTCCCTTGAACTCCGCATATACGGAACTCTCCATCTGTTCCATATGCGTCTTATAGTTATGCCCATTGATATAACTGTTATCCGAGAAAGATTGGTTATGGCGTAAACCGCCGCTCAACCGATTACCATTCGTTAATTTCTTCTCATAGATAGCCTCGCCGATAATCGAGTATTTATCACCATCCACCACATTATTTACATCAGTCAACAATTGTTCATGTTTACTCTCTTGATAGATACGGGTCGATTTCGTTTGGTTATAAGTCCCTACCACGTTAAACACCAAGGTCTGGTTATGCTTCAAATCCCGTTGGTAATATAAATCCAGCGCAGGAGCTTGATAGGCTGATCCCGATAGATCGATCATATCCACTTTATCCTCCGGATTCGCCTTATTCATCAAGACTCCTTGATAATCCCAATGCGGTTGATGATTATTCCGGTAGCGGAACGTGGCGTTAAACATATACTTATCCGGCTTTTGATAGCTATAGTTCACATTCAGGTTATGCATGAACAAACGAGCGCGCGAAGGTTCGCCTATTTCCACACGGTTCAAGGTCGTTCCATTCGCTAAATGGAACTCTTCCTCGTTATTCCGTTTCATTCCATAGAAATCACGAGGACCGATCCGATAAGAAGCGCCCCATTCCGAGTTCTTATGATTGATCTTTCCCCAAGCATTATGTTCACCCCACATGGAATTGATACCTTGCGCCATGTCCAGACCAAAACTACCTCCCGTATCCGGCCGGCGAACAATATAATCCAGCACGATATCGGCATTGCCGTAACGTAAGCCCGGGTTATCATGATATTCTATACGGATGATATCCGAGGGATTCAAGGCCTTGATCTCATCCTGTTCCACCTTCACGCCATTGATACGCACTTGGACTACCCCATTTCCCGTGGCCTTGATCTCGTTGTTCAACAAATCCACCTGCACTCTCGGTAGCATCATCTGCTGCAACAAATCCATACCGTTTCCCGAAGCCTTCATCTGGCGATCCGATGGGAAGACCACTTTTTTATCGGCATGGCTCGTCTGGGCAGAGGCGCTAACCGTCACCCCGTCTAAGGATACCGCATCATCATTTAAGGATATTTCTCCCAAAGAAATATTCTTGGACAAGCCTTCCAAGGAAATATACTCCGTCTTAAAGCCTAGACTAGAGACAGATAGAATATAACTCCCTTTTTTAATCTTATTTAATAAAAAATGCCCCTTCATATCCGTAGTCGTACCCGCTACAAAAGAAGAGTCCATTGTTTGCAATACCACATTTGCAAATTCCAAGATTTCTTTGTTGCGAGCGTCCCGCACCATTCCCTTTATCTCCAAGTTCTGAGCAAAAGCTCCCTGTACCATACCGCCTAGCAGTATGATCCAAATCATCATCCGTTTCATTTTTATCGTATTTTTTCCGAATATAGCAGGGTGGCCTTTCCCGCTTATCATTTGTTTCTAACTATAAGACGACAGCCGTTTGGAAAACGTTACAAGAAAATGATAAAAAAATAATATTTCGATGAATTTGCTTCGTAGATACGTATCTTTGTAACCAAACAACAGATTATAAATCATGGAGCTATTGAATAATTGGATCAACGGAGTCAACGATATATTATGGTCATACATCCTTATTATCATGTTATTGGGATGCGCCGTATGGTTTACGATAAAAAGTAGGTTCGTGCAATTCCGCATGATTGGCGAGATGATCCGATTATTAGGCGATTCTGCCGGGAAAGGAGAAAAAGGGGAAAAGCATATCTCCTCTTTCCAAGCCTTCGCCGTATCTTTAGCCAGCCGTGTAGGGACCGGAAACCTAGCCGGTGTAGCGACAGCCGTAGCGATCGGCGGACCCGGATCCGTATTCTGGATGTGGCTGATCGCTTTACTTGGTTCTTCCAGCGCATTCGTGGAGTCTACGTTAGCTCAATTATATAAAGAAAAAGGGAAAGACTCGTTCATTGGCGGTCCCGCTTACTATATGCTACATGGTTTGGGGTTACGATGGATGGGGGTATTATTTGCCGTATTGATTTCGATAACCTTTGGCTTTGCCTTTAATTCCGTACAAAGCAATACGATCTGCGCAGCTTGGGAAGGCGCTTTTGGCATCGATCATGCTTGGATCGGAGCGATTCTTACGGTACTTACGTTAATCGTCATATTCGGAGGTATTCAGCGCATCGCAAGAGTAAGCAGTATTGTCGTACCGGTCATGGCATTAGGATATATAGCATTGGCGTTGGGAATCGTACTGTTTAATATTACCCGCCTACCCGCTGTTATAGAAACCATTCTGTCAAACGCTTTTGGTTGGGAACAGGCGATAGGCGGTAGTGTCGGAGCGGCGTTGATGCAAGGGATTAAACGAGGTCTATTCAGTAATGAGGCCGGTATGGGATCGGCACCGAATGTAGCGGCTACGGCGCATGTCTCCCATCCAGTCAAACAAGGATTGATCCAAGCATTAGGCGTATTTACCGACACGCTGATTATCTGTACCTGCACGGCGTTCATCATCTTGTTTAGCGGAGCGCCATTAGACGGCTCCATCAATGGAGTCCAGCTCACGCAACAAGCTTTGAGTAACGAGGTGGGTAGCATCGGTAGTACGTTTGTCGCTTTAGCGATCCTTTTATTCGCGTTCAGTAGTATTATCGGTAATTACTATTACGGAGAAGCGAATATTCGTTTTATCACGTCCAAGAGAAGTGTCTTATTTATTTATCGTATATTAGTCGGTGGAATGGTCATGTTCGGTGCGTTGGCTAGTTTAGACTTGGCTTGGAGCCTAGCGGACGTGACCATGGGACTGATGACGATCTGCAATTTGATCGCGATCTCATTGTTGAGCCGTCAAGCGTTCCTATTATTACAGGATTACGTAGCCCAAAAGAAAGCGGGTATTAAAAGCCCTGTATTCGATAAGAACAAGATACCCGAGTTGAAAGACAAAGCGCAGTGTTGGTGATCAGACAAACGTATTGAAGTATGATAAAAAGCAAGATGATAAGCTTTTACATAGCGGTCATGATGATATGGACCTGTACGGTAAAAGCTCAAGATGATGATAAATCCATTATCCACAAAATAGGATTCGACGTACGTCCCTCGTATGTCGCCCCTACTAGTAAATTCCTCAAAGATGACGGCTATGGAAACGGGCTTACTTTACGTAAGGCGGCTTCATTCCATTTGAAATACGGATTCCAACTGAATCCTAACTCTAAGGAGGGCCAGCTTTATCCGCACACTTACCAAGGAATAGGCGTCTCTTATAATACCTTTGGAAACCGGCAGGAAGTTGGTAATCCTTGGGCGGCGTATGTTTTCCAAAGCTCCCGCATCGCCAAAATTTCTTCCCGGCTATCCTTCGATTATGAGTGGAATTTCGGAGCCTCATTTGGTTGGCATCCGTATGATGATAACAATAATTACCGCAATAAGATCATCGGTTCTAAGATCAATGCCTATATCAATCTGGGCTTTTTCCTCAACGCGAAACTATCCCGTTATTGCAACCTGCTTGTCGGGGCGGATTTAACGCACTACTCAAACGGAAATACTCATCTTCCGAATGCGGGATTGAATACGATTGGTGGCCGGATCGGACTCGTCTACACGCTCAATCCTATCGAGGAAAGCCATCATGAGATAGGTACCGCACGTTCCTTACCGGCAAATCAATTATACCTCTCCAGCTTTTGGCAACGTGTCAGTTACGATGTCATCCTATATGGTGCGACCCGTGCTAAGGGGGTTATGCTAGGTGATGAGGCCCATATTTTTCCAGGTCAGTTCGGCATCCTCGGATTCAACCTCAACCCGATGTACAAATTCAACCGGTTCCTAAAAGCAGGTATCTCCCTAGACGGCCAATATGACGAAAGCGCAAATATTTATTCCGACGAGATCATCCAAGTCGGCGAAGAACCCCGATTCTACCGCCCGCCCCTCCATGAGCAAATCGGTATCGGCCTCTCTGCCCGTGGCGAATTCACCATGCCATTCTTCTCGATCAATATAGGAGTCGGACATAATTTATTTTACAACAAGGGCGACCTGAAAGGATTATACCAGATCCTAGCCCTCAAGGTATCGGTTACACGAAATTTATTCCTGCATGTCGGATACCAACTGCACAAATTTCATAATCCGAATAACTTGATGTTGGGGGTTGGGTATAGGTTCCATAATTAGCCTCACTCATAAATCAAGCAAAACAACCGTTCCGGAGCGAACACCTCATTCGCCACGTCTAGGATTTGCCCGGCGGTTATTTTCTCGATCTGGGCGAATACTTCAGGGAGGGTGTCGTAACGGTTGTAATGGAGGTAGCTTTTTCCTAAGCCAAGGAAAAGACCCTCCCGGTTATCGCCCGACACGCCCAGTTGACCGATTACCTGCTTCTTGGCGGCGGCTAATTGAGTGGCGGACAGCTTTACGTCACGTAAACGGGCCAATTCCTTATGCACCAAACGCATCGCTTTCTCACGGTTCTTCGGGTCTGTCCCGAAATAGATACTGGCTAGTCCGGTATCGGTATAAGAGGTTATATTGGATTCTACGTTATAGACCAAGCCATGCTTTTCCCGCAAGGAGACATTCAAGCGGTTATTCATGCCCGGACCACCTAAGATATTGTTCAACAAGAACAAAGGGATACGTTTTTTGTCGTGCATACTGAAAGCCCGGCCACCGATCAGTACATGGGCTTGATGGGTATCTTTATGGATCTGGCGTACGCAAGCCTCGATGGGGTCCGGAGCTTTCCGGATCCGTTCAGCCATCGGGAAAGAGATATCGCTTAAAGCGGATTCCGCTGATTTCAAGATATTCTTGAAGTCTTTTCGTCCCATCGAGAAGAACACCATATTCTCCGGGGCGTAGAAACGACGCATGAAAGAACGACCGGACTCGGAGTCAAAGCGAAGAAGAGATCCCTCATCCCCTAAGATATTATGCCCGAGGGCATGACCCTTATAAAGCAAGTTCTCAAACTCGTCGAATATAAGTTCCGAAGGACTATCCTCATACGAATTGATCTCATCCAAGATGACATCTACCTCCTTCTCGATCTCCTGTTTGGGGAATTGGGAATGGAAAACCAGATCGGTCAATAGCTCAAACGCCCGGCCAAAATCCTCCTCCATAAAAATGGAATAAACAAAGGTCTCTTCCTTCGTAGTATAGGCATTCAACTCCCCTCCTACGTTCTCCATACGATTCAGGATATGCCACGCTTTCCGTTTCTCCGTACCTTTGAAGATCATGTGTTCAACGAAATGCGCCAAGCCAAATTCATCCTCGTTCTCATCCCGTGTACCGGCGTTCACGGCGAAACCGCAGTAAGAAACCGGGGAATTAACCGGGAGATGTACCATGCGAAGTCCATTCGGCAATGTATGAGCGATATAATCCATTTTCCTTCTTGTTTGTATCAGCCCGCAAAGGTACGAAAGACTTTCCGGAAAAACATGTACGTCTTTTTCAAAAAACATGTACGTGTTTCCGGAAAAAGACGTACGTGTTTTTTTCGATCTATTTGCCTCCTTGGAAAAAATACCTACATTTGTGTAAATTAAACAGATAAGGCTATGGGAAATATCGTCCGAAAATTACCGATAGGCATACAGAGTTTTGACAAACTACGTACAGAGAACTATTTGTATGTTGACAAGACCGAGTTCATTTATCAAATGGCATACCAAGGTGTCCCTTATTTCCTAAGCCGCCCCCGGCGATTCGGGAAAAGCTTGCTGCTATCGACATTCAAGGCTTATTTCGAGGGGAAGAAAGAATTGTTCCGGGGATTAGCCATAGAGAAACTAGAGACCGAGTGGAAAGAGCATCCGGTACTTCATTTCAGCCTCAACGCCGAGTTGTACGATAGCCGCAAGGCATTGGAGAATATGCTGGAACGCCAGTTGAGGGAATGGGAAAAAATATATGATACCGGAGGTGAGGGTATCACCTATTCCGGACGGTTCATGACCATCATACGAAGGGCGGCGGAGATAACCGGAAGGAAGGTGGTCGTACTGATCGACGAGTACGATAAGCCATTACTTAGGAACCTGCACAACGAAGAGCTACAGAACGAGTTCCGGGAATTATTGACCGCTTTCTATACGGTCCTCAAAGATGCCGATCCTTGGCTGCGCTTCGTATTCATAACCGGTGTCACCAAGTTCGCGCAAGTCGGTATTTTCAGCAACCTAAATCATTTGAACGACATCAGCCTAGCCCCGCAATACGCGGCCCTTTGTGGCATGACATTGCCCGAGATCGAGGCGACTTTCCAGCCGGAGCTTTATGCCTTGGCCGAGGCGAATAAGCTTTCATACGAAGATACCATCGAGAAAATTACACGCCGATACGACGGCTACCATTTTGATTTCCGCAGCGGTATCGCCCTTTATAACCCGTTTAGCGTATTGAACGTGTTGAGTAAACAGGTCTTTTACGACTATTGGTTTGCTTCCGGTACCCCGACATTCTTGGCGGAGATGTTACGGAAAACGAATTACGATATACGGGAGCTGGACGGGATAGAGGTATCCGAGGTATCCCTTTCGGACGATCGGGCGAACATCAATAATCCCGTGCCCATGATTTATCAAAGCGGATATTTGACAATCAAAAGCTACGATGAACGTTTTCGGTTATATACGTTAGGATACCCGAATGAGGAAGTTAAATATGGATTTTTGAATTTTGTTGCCTCCATGTATGCGCATTTACCGGAAACCGAGACTCCCTTTTATATCGGAAAGTTCATTCAAGAGCTGGAAAGCGGAAACACCGAGGCTTTCCTCACCCGCCTAAAGGCTTTCTTCGCCGACATACCCTACGAGCTGAATGACCGGACCGAGCGTCATTACCAAGTGGTTTTCTACATCGTATTCAAGCTACTAGGGCAATTCACCGAGGCCGAGGTACGTTCGGCCCAAGGACGTGCCGATGCCATTGTAAAAACTCCTCGCTACATCTACGTATTCGAGTTTAAGCTGAGAGGTACGGCGGAAGAGGCGATTCGGCAAATCGACGATCGAGGCTATCTGATTCCTTATACGGCCGACGAACGGGAAGTAGTCAAAGTGGGGGTCGCTTTCGACGCAGCCACTCGCAACTTAGGTGAATGGCTGATTGAAAAAACATTGTAATTCTATGAGAAACATGAAAATAATAACCTGTTTACTAACAATCACTTCCTTGGTTTTTACCGCTTGTGGAGGAGGAAGTAATGATATAGAGAAAGCGAAAAGCGTAGCGACCACGGAACATTTAAAGCGATACACCGAGGCCATCTCGCATGACTCCTGCCAAGGCCGTAAACCATTCTCGGAAGGGGCCGACCGTGCGGTGAACTATATCGCTCACCAAATGAAAGAGGTTGGGCTGAAACCCATCAACGGCGATTCTTATTTCCAACAGGTTAATATCATATCCTCACGCACACGATGCCCGGACCCGATGGTCCTAAAGACCCCGAAAGGGAAAATCCCCTTAGATTGGTTGGAAGGTTACACCGCTTTCTCCGCACGGATCGAGCCGGAGATCGATATAGACAACGCGGAACTGGTATTCGCCGGCTATGGGATCGTAGCCCCCGAGTATGGGAAAAATGATTTCGAGGGAATCGAGAACCCGCAGGATAAAGTAGCGGTCGTTATCGTAAATGACCCGGGACTCGGAAGCGACAACACGGATTATTTTAACGGTGATATCATGACCTATTACGGTCGTTGGATGTATAAATTCGAGGAGGGCGCCCGACAGGGATTAAAAGGAGTTTTGATCATCCATGAAGACCGGGGAGCGGGCTATCCTTGGTCGGTCGTACGAGCTTCCGCCCAATCTAAGATGTATGTGGACAGCGATAGCGATGCCTATCATTGCCCGCTAAACGGCTGGATCCAATTCAATGCCGCCAAGCAATTGCTGGCCGATAATGGCTACGACATTGACCAACTAATCGAGCAATCTAAATCGCCAGACTTCAAGCCCATCTCCTTGAAATCTACGGTAACCGTCTCGATGAGGAACACCTTCGACCGCCAGCAAAGCCCCAACGTAATCGGTTATATTCCCGGTAGCGGGAACACGGATGAGAGTGTTATTTATCTAGGCCATTGGGACCATCTAGGCTATGGAGCACCGATCAACGGCGACAGTATCATCAACGGCGCTACCGATAACGCCGTAGCCATCGCATGGATGCTCGAGATGGCACGTTGTTTCAATGTCTTGAAAGAGAAACCCCGCCGGAATATCGTCTTCCTCTCCCCTACTTGCGAGGAGACCGGATTCCTCGGTACGAAATACTATGTGGAGCACCCGTTGTTCCCGATTGATAAGATAGCCGCCGTAATCAATCTGGATGTCTTCCCGCTATGGGGCGAGAACAACGATGTCACGATCACCGGATACGGCAACTCCGAGCTGGATGATACCCTAGCCGAGCTAGCGAAGAAATACAACCGTTACATCATGCCCGACCCCGACGCTTATAACGGGATGTTCTATCGCTCCGACCATTTCCCTTTCGTACAAAAAGGCATCCCGGCCATGTTCGCCAAAGGTTGGAACGACAACCGCAAACAGGGTAAGGAGTGGGCCAAAGAGCATATCGCACATTATTGGGCGGAAACTTACCACAAACCGACCGACCAGACCCATCCCGACACGGATGATTACAGTGGTCTGTTACAAGAAGTACAATTATTCTTCGACCTCGGTTATAAACTGGCACAAGATACCGGATACCCGAAATGGAAGCCGAAGTCCGAATTCGCAAACGTCTTAAAAAGATAAATTGTCTGAAATAGATGATGCCAATATCAGTAAATATAAATACTTTCGCGATCGTTATTCAGGCAGGAATGCCGTAAAACAATCAATCAACAATATGGTAAACGAAAATATCACCTCTTTATTGGAGCAGGAAGCGGAAGCGGTTCGCAACATACCCGTTACACCCGGATATGAGGAAGCGGTATCGCTTATAGTGAAACATGTACACGACCTAGGTGGAAAACTGATCATGAGTGGAATGGGTAAAGCCGGGCAAATCGCCTTGAATATCGCTACCACCTTTAGCTCGACCGGTACACCTGCTTTTTTCTTACATCCCAGCGAGGCACAACACGGAGATCTGGGAATCGTATGCAAGAACGATATCATGTTATTGATCTCCAACTCAGGAAAGACACGTGAACTGGTGGAATTGGTAGATCTCACGAGGGGTTTGGTGCCAGACATGAAATTTATCGTTATCACCAGTAACCCGGATAGTCCTCTAGCCGCCGAGGCGAACGTATGCCTGTTGACCGGCGCTCCCAAGGAAGTTTGCCCGTTAGGCCTTACGCCGACTACCTCCACGACCGTCATGACGGTAATAGGCGATATCCTCGTGGTCGGAACCATGAAGCGTATCCATTTCACCAACAAGGATTACGCCAAGCGCCATCACGGGGGCTACTTAGGCTCCAAGAGCCGTGAGCTAAGCAAGAACGAATAACAAACCAGTATATAGTCATGAGAAAAGTCTTTGGTATAGGAGAAACCATCCTCGATATCATTTTCAGGAACGACCAACCACAGAAGGCCGTTCCCGGTGGCTCCGTCTTCAACGGATTGATATCATTAGGTCGATTGAATGTCCCCGTATCCTTTATCAGCGAGCTGGGCAACGACCGGGTTGGCGACATGATTCGGGATTTCATGGAAGATAACCACATCACGACCGAGTTCGTAGACCGTTTCCCCGATGGGAAAAGTCCTATATCACTCGCTTTTCTGGACGACGATAAGAACGCTAATTATATCTTCTACAAGGATTACCCGGCGCAACGGCTGGAGGTGCCCCTGCCTAAGATCGAGAAAGACGATATTTTCGTGTTTGGCTCTTATTATTCCCTGAACCCGGTCTTGCGGACTCGTATGGTAGAATTTCTGCAATACGCCCAAGAACGGAAAGCGATCATCTATTACGATCCCAATTTCCGCAAGGCACACGCTCATGAGGCGATCCGCCTCATGCCTACCGTACTGGAAAATCTGGAATTCGCCGACATCGTCCGGGGCTCGGACGAGGACTTCCAGAACCTTTATGGCAAGAGCGACGCACAGGAGGTTTACAAAGAGCATATTCAGTTTTATTGTGATCGTTTCTTAACAACTCACGGGGCAAACGGAGTCAATCTCCACACCCGTAATTTCACACGACATTTCGATTCCCCGCAAATCCAGCCGCTTAGTACCATCGGCGCCGGCGACAATTTTAACGCGGGTATTATCTACGGACTTCTAAAGTATGACGTACGCCATGCCGACCTTCCCTCTCTGGATCAGGATACTTGGGGAAAAATCATCCGCTGCGGAATGGACCTCGCCTCCGAGGTTTGCCAAAGCTATGATAATTATATATCCAAGGAGTTCGCGGCGAAGTATGTTAGTCAGTCTTAAATATCATTAATGAAGAAGCGGGAAAAACTTGTTTTACTATCTTTGTAAGGAAAGCTTATTATCATAGAAGACAATGTTAGGAAAGATTCTCTCTCTATTCGCCAGTGTGATCCTGTTAGTGGGTTGTTCCTCTAACGCACCCGACATACGAGCTATTTGCCTACGTGATGACATCGGAAATTACGTGATAAAATGGGAAACCGATCCGGTAATGGAGGGGATTGTCAAGATGACCGTGTCCGACAACCCGGATCTTTTCACCAACGAGTCCCCGATCATTTACGCCAACATCAAGGATGGCGTAGCTACTTACATCACGAACGATAATATATCACGTAAGTATTTCCGCCTTTCTTTTAATGATAAATACCCACGGATCATCGGGGCACGCTCGGCGGTTATGGATAGCGTACAGAATTTCCGGGATCTAGGCGGTTATACCTCTACAAACGGGAAGACGGTGAAATGGGGCAAGGTATTTCGCTCCGGCGAGTTAAGCAGCTTGAGCGAATGGGACTCCATCCGATTGGATAATCTAGGGATCAAGACCATCATCGACCTCCGTACGAACCAAGAAACCCTCACCGCCCCTATCAAATATACGAAAGCAAATATCCTGCAAATCCCCATCTCGGTCGGCAAGATCGCCGATGCCCCCCAACGTGTTATCGAGGGACGAATGCGGAAAGGAGACGCCGGGGTATATATGGAAGACGAGTACCTGCAATTCGTGACAGATAATACCGATCAGTTCGCCAAGGTACTGGAACAGTTCCAGAACGAGGATAATTACCCCATTCTCATCAGTTGTTCCTACGGAAAGGATCGTACCGGGTTTCTCACCGCCATGTTACTCGCCGCCTTGGATATTCCCCGGGACGCCATCATGGAAGACTACTTGACATCCAATCAATATATCGATACGAGTCATTTAGCTGATATCGTGAAACATCTCTCCACAGACGCCCAAGAAAGCATTACGGTCTTCCTTACGGCCAACGAGGGGCTCATGGACCTAGCTTTCCATAAAATCAAGAAAGAGTACGGTTCCACCGAGAAATATTTGTCGAAAGGATTACGTCTTACTGATAAGAAACGTGAAAGGCTCAAGGACATATTACTTTATTAAGAAAAAGAGCCACCCGGAAAAGATTCACTTACCCGATGGCTCTCGGTAATTCTCCACGTTTATGCCTGTTCTATTTGATAATTAATTGTTGAGTCAGCTTCTTGCCGTTCACAAAAACCAGCACAAAATACCTTCCACTTCTCAATTCCGATACAGGGATTTCAACTATAGGACGATCGAAAGTAAATTGTTTCAACAAGCTTGTTTCCGACCAGATTTGTACTTCATACTCACCTCCATTTTCTGTCGTAAACATAGGTTCCATACGTGGACTAGGCGTATTTACATCATTTAGAGTTAACGTTACTAGGCTGGTGGCAGGGTTCGGTGTCAAAGAAAAGCTATAATTTGAGGAGCAATCCACAGCCTCTACCTCACCAGTAGTTACCCAATCTCCATTCTTGCATCCCAACAAACGAGCTTCCATTGTATACCAACCCGGAGAGAGCATATTAGTCAGATCATTATCACCTTTCGAGGCGGTCCTCGTCATAACCACATTCAACCCCGGATATCTCAGCAACCGAACCTCATAAGAACTCAAATTATAATCAGACTCGATGGTGAAGATATTTCCGGAATGGCTCGTACACCATGTATCGTTTCCATTCACAGTGTTCCGATAGGTGATCATACAAGAGGTATAGCCTCCACTAATTACTTTCCGCTCTTGATTGTGGCTTTCAATACGGCAGGTCCGTTACCGGTAGAAGAGACCGTACAAGAAGTATTGCTTTGCGAGGTTATTCGCAAAGGCCCCGTGCATGACCAAGTAACTGTGGAGTTTGGATAACTTACAGAGA from Parabacteroides distasonis ATCC 8503 includes these protein-coding regions:
- a CDS encoding flavin reductase family protein, which translates into the protein MKAINPNEIKDNFIELIGKEWMLVSAGDKEKFNMMTASWGGVGVLWNRPVVFAFIRPERYTREFIDARNEFTITFLGPEHRKAHSICGSKSGREIDKVAATGLTPLFTEAGNPVFEEARLTLECKVVYKSEIEEAKFLDPTVFPRWYDEKNGNAHIVYIAEILNAWEK
- a CDS encoding TonB-dependent receptor, with protein sequence MKRMMIWIILLGGMVQGAFAQNLEIKGMVRDARNKEILEFANVVLQTMDSSFVAGTTTDMKGHFLLNKIKKGSYILSVSSLGFKTEYISLEGLSKNISLGEISLNDDAVSLDGVTVSASAQTSHADKKVVFPSDRQMKASGNGMDLLQQMMLPRVQVDLLNNEIKATGNGVVQVRINGVKVEQDEIKALNPSDIIRIEYHDNPGLRYGNADIVLDYIVRRPDTGGSFGLDMAQGINSMWGEHNAWGKINHKNSEWGASYRIGPRDFYGMKRNNEEEFHLANGTTLNRVEIGEPSRARLFMHNLNVNYSYQKPDKYMFNATFRYRNNHQPHWDYQGVLMNKANPEDKVDMIDLSGSAYQAPALDLYYQRDLKHNQTLVFNVVGTYNQTKSTRIYQESKHEQLLTDVNNVVDGDKYSIIGEAIYEKKLTNGNRLSGGLRHNQSFSDNSYINGHNYKTHMEQMESSVYAEFKGKVKKLDYSLGVTVNRSSYSQRGEDADYERYTVSPRLTLFYALPGESSIRLKSTMGNVTPSLGELSAIDQVIDSLQIQRGNPNLKSYMSYYTELNYEFRKGLFYVNALGAYEYQPDAIMDEKYLEGNKIIQTWDNQKNWQRVVASANLRVGPIKDILQFSVNGGMNHYMSNGNTYTHRYTNWWCEANVSATWKKWSLWYMVMTNWNWFKGETMSGGENIQGIQLGYRHKDLMVGLRVINPFTDNYKQETENWNQYASFRRSNYIKESSRLFIATISYNFSFGRKFSAGQKKVNNADNDSGVMSTGK
- a CDS encoding acyloxyacyl hydrolase, with product MIKSKMISFYIAVMMIWTCTVKAQDDDKSIIHKIGFDVRPSYVAPTSKFLKDDGYGNGLTLRKAASFHLKYGFQLNPNSKEGQLYPHTYQGIGVSYNTFGNRQEVGNPWAAYVFQSSRIAKISSRLSFDYEWNFGASFGWHPYDDNNNYRNKIIGSKINAYINLGFFLNAKLSRYCNLLVGADLTHYSNGNTHLPNAGLNTIGGRIGLVYTLNPIEESHHEIGTARSLPANQLYLSSFWQRVSYDVILYGATRAKGVMLGDEAHIFPGQFGILGFNLNPMYKFNRFLKAGISLDGQYDESANIYSDEIIQVGEEPRFYRPPLHEQIGIGLSARGEFTMPFFSINIGVGHNLFYNKGDLKGLYQILALKVSVTRNLFLHVGYQLHKFHNPNNLMLGVGYRFHN
- a CDS encoding alanine/glycine:cation symporter family protein: MELLNNWINGVNDILWSYILIIMLLGCAVWFTIKSRFVQFRMIGEMIRLLGDSAGKGEKGEKHISSFQAFAVSLASRVGTGNLAGVATAVAIGGPGSVFWMWLIALLGSSSAFVESTLAQLYKEKGKDSFIGGPAYYMLHGLGLRWMGVLFAVLISITFGFAFNSVQSNTICAAWEGAFGIDHAWIGAILTVLTLIVIFGGIQRIARVSSIVVPVMALGYIALALGIVLFNITRLPAVIETILSNAFGWEQAIGGSVGAALMQGIKRGLFSNEAGMGSAPNVAATAHVSHPVKQGLIQALGVFTDTLIICTCTAFIILFSGAPLDGSINGVQLTQQALSNEVGSIGSTFVALAILLFAFSSIIGNYYYGEANIRFITSKRSVLFIYRILVGGMVMFGALASLDLAWSLADVTMGLMTICNLIAISLLSRQAFLLLQDYVAQKKAGIKSPVFDKNKIPELKDKAQCW